In bacterium, a genomic segment contains:
- a CDS encoding esterase family protein → MQREHHKWYSPALGREMELLVFGHYGRPLLVFPSAQGRFFDYECNHMIETIRHHIEAGGVKVFCVDGIDSESWFNKGLPPHMRVKAHEYYEQYVTHEVFPFIHKHCGSQSIRIAATGSSFGAYHTMNFALKYPWNFSHILCLSGNYDIRERLEGYYDESFYFNNPMDYLPNLQDHETLEAIRRIKIALVVGQGAWEGNCIDQTKRLSDIMNQKGIGHHLDLWGTDTPHDWPSWRRMISVYIPQIS, encoded by the coding sequence ATGCAACGCGAACATCACAAATGGTATAGTCCCGCTCTCGGCCGTGAAATGGAGCTTCTCGTCTTCGGCCACTACGGCCGCCCGCTGCTGGTTTTTCCTTCCGCACAAGGGCGCTTCTTCGATTATGAATGCAATCATATGATTGAGACCATCCGGCATCACATCGAGGCCGGCGGTGTCAAAGTCTTTTGCGTTGACGGCATCGACTCCGAGAGCTGGTTCAACAAGGGGCTGCCGCCGCACATGCGCGTCAAGGCGCACGAGTATTATGAGCAATACGTTACTCACGAGGTCTTCCCGTTCATTCACAAACACTGCGGCTCTCAGAGTATCCGCATCGCCGCGACGGGGTCGAGCTTCGGCGCCTACCACACCATGAATTTCGCGCTGAAATACCCGTGGAACTTCAGTCATATTTTGTGCCTGTCTGGAAACTATGACATCCGCGAGCGCCTCGAAGGATACTACGACGAAAGTTTCTACTTCAACAATCCGATGGATTACCTGCCGAATCTCCAAGACCATGAAACTCTGGAGGCGATACGCAGAATCAAAATCGCGCTGGTCGTCGGTCAAGGAGCGTGGGAGGGCAATTGCATCGATCAGACAAAGCGCCTGTCCGATATCATGAATCAAAAGGGAATCGGCCATCATCTCGACTTATGGGGAACCGACACTCCGCATGACTGGCCCTCGTGGAGACGCATGATTTCCGTTTACATTCCACAAATCTCTTAA